GGAGTATTATGCTCGTTTCCTAGACCGAAAACCTCACCTATGTTGCATTTCATCGAAGTTTCGACACCGAATATATTAGCATCCTGAATATTCATGAACTTAACCTGATTACCCAAAAAAGGAATGGGTTCTATCATATCCTTATACCAAGTATTGAAGATTGCGACATCGATCATTTGACTGTGAGATATCCAATTGATTCCACCCTCGGCACTATATGCCTGCTCTGCTTTCAAGGTAGGATTTGGCCGAACTTTTAAAATACCACCGGCATTCATTTCCGTAAAAAGTTCGGCCATGGTAGGCATTCTAAAACCTGTTCCAAAATTCGACCTCGCAGCAAAATTCTCGGAAATATGATAAACAACCCCGATCTTTGGATTCAATTGAGCATAAACCTCACCATCATAATCGTCAGCAACGTTTACACGGAATACATCGCCTCTTAAACCTATGGTTGCAACCAAAGGATTGAAGGTGTTGATCTCATCCTGAAGATATAATGCTCCGCCAAATCCGCTGTGTTTCCCAAAAATAGTGGCATCGATAATTATCAAGTTAAAATCTCCACCTGTTGTGAAACGATGATCATCGGAAGGGACAAAAGTATATTGCACATCGGCCCCTGCTTTGTTTGACTCACTTCGATGATGATCGTAACCGCCGTTACCATCGTAAAGATAATCTACCCAATTGTTATAATTTGTATAACCTTTTACAATCCAAACCTGCTTTCCCCCGTTCGAGTTGCCCGAATATATCACATTTCCATTTATTTTAGAGGACCACACTCTATCGTCTTCTTTTCCCGGATCCACCATAAGAGCGTTTTTTTGGCTAAACCATTCAAGACCGCAACCTCGATCCTCATATGCAATATTCGTCATAAAACTCAAATTATTGGAATTCCCAATCCTCTTAGTAGCCTTTCCGAAAAACGACCCTCGATAAAAATAGTCCGCCTGACGGAAACTTTCATCTTGCTTCTCTTCGATAGAAAAAAGAAAACCCCAGTCTTTTATCTGACGAGTATGTTCAATACCAAGGCGATGAAAAAGCCTTGTATCTTGCGTCCATTCCCACTCCTCATATGCTGGTTTATCCCAAGCCCCAATCTCAGTTGTTATACGATAAGTCGATTTTTCTTCGGGTTTACGGGTAATAATGTTTATTACGCCCCCCATTGCATCTGAGCCATAAAGCGCGCTACCGGCAGATTTCACAACCTCCAGTTGTTCAATCTGGCCTATAGGCATGGAATCCCATTTAATCTCACCTGTATCACCTGCAGACATTGGAACACCATCTATCATCACCAAGACACGCGTGCCTGCCCCGTGTACAAATCCCGACGAATTACGAATTGATATTTGGGATTTATTCATCGAAACCCCTCCAATAAATCTCATTGCTTCATCGGCTGAAAGAAAATTCCGCTCGGCAATTTGCTCAGCTTCGATAACACTTGTAGTCACAGGGCTATCCTGAAGCTTCTGTCTCGTTCTGCTAGCGGTAACAATAACTGGCTGAGATTGATAAGCCTTTGGAAGAAGGCTGAAAGTAATTTCCTGATCTGCAACAACAGTGACATCCTGACTGGTCGTTTCATATCCAATCATTGAGACTGTAAACTCGAAGGTTCCCGAGGGTAAATCACTAATATTATATTCGCCAGCAAGATTTGTTGAAGCACCTTTTCCTATACCGGCAACCACTATATTAGCACCAGGCAGCCCCTTCCCCTTTTCGTCCACTATTTTCCCGTTTATCTTATGGGTTGTAGCGGCAAAACTGGTTAAGCCGATCAATAAACCAAGACAGACTGTTAATACAAGTCTCTTACTCATAATTGACCTCCGTTTAGCGGCTTTCAAGATGGAAATAACCCGGGTTGCCGATTCCCTGGTATGGCGTTGTAAAATCGACTAACATGCGTATTTTAGGTTTCGAAGATTCTCCTATTTCGAGAGAACCCAACTTGTTTGGATCTTCTTCATCTATGTATTCTGTCGCCAGATTCCTCCAACCAAGCCCATTTTCCGGATCGTTGAGAGCTGCGCTATCTAAAATAGCCACAAATGTCCAATTATAGGAACCTTGATTCAATTCAATTTCGAAATGAACCGAATCTGTCCTCGCCGAAACATCACTCTCAGGAATTTGGTAAAAACCTTTTAGCAAGTTTGGATCTAGAACCAACTCATCAGGTTTTTCATCGACGATGACAATAAAACACATAATTGCCTGCTCCGGCCATTCGCCGTTAAAAATAAGATCGCCTTCGACTGCCGTATATCTCGGCGCAAGGCCGTATTCACAGTTACTACCCAAAAGGAATAGCCCTGCAACAACCATAAACGCTAATATCCATACCCTATTTCTCATTTATTTACCTCCGAAGTTTAAATAAAACTCTTCTTCGGCGACACACTGTATTTGTTAAATCTAAATACGATACGAATAGATGTCAAGCGCTATAATATAGACTATTAGAATATGATACTATTACATTATGTAATAGCTATTAATAAAGCGCCTCAAGAACACAATCTATAGAACTTTTTTGTAGCAATTATTTCTGAACGGGAATATCAGATTCTGTAATAAGGTGATAGGTCACTTTCTGTTCTTGATAATATGAGAAACTGTTCTCCTCTTGAGTCGATTCATCGACACTAGTTATTGTGAAATCCAAAATCCAATTAAACATTGAATAAATAGGATAACCTGCCTTAAAATCGAAATAAACTGTTCCGTTACCCTCTCCACGACCTTCGTTATAATAGTGGTATGTTGTCCCCTCGTTGTCGACAGTTCCTTCGCCGGTATTGTCGATGATGATCTTAATCTTGCACTTTACACATGGATGGCCATCCTTCTCGACAAAATCTTGCACCGTATAGATCTTCTTGGTCATCTGGTGCATATCCCCCTCTTTGGTATTAACATCCATTGCGTTTTCTCGCACCCATTCGGACCCGATTTTCAATAGTTCTTGCGGAAAGTGGTCGAAGAAAATCGATGCGTAATTACTAGCCATCATTTCTCCACGATCGACTCCGGATTCATCCCTTTCAAGGTCTTCCAGGCCGAACCATCCGATAAGCTTGCCATCAGTGTCAACAATTATAGATAATTCTTGCCCAATAATATCATCTTCCTCTCGCTGAGGCTGATACATCCCATTCTGAAA
This genomic window from bacterium contains:
- a CDS encoding TonB-dependent receptor encodes the protein MSKRLVLTVCLGLLIGLTSFAATTHKINGKIVDEKGKGLPGANIVVAGIGKGASTNLAGEYNISDLPSGTFEFTVSMIGYETTSQDVTVVADQEITFSLLPKAYQSQPVIVTASRTRQKLQDSPVTTSVIEAEQIAERNFLSADEAMRFIGGVSMNKSQISIRNSSGFVHGAGTRVLVMIDGVPMSAGDTGEIKWDSMPIGQIEQLEVVKSAGSALYGSDAMGGVINIITRKPEEKSTYRITTEIGAWDKPAYEEWEWTQDTRLFHRLGIEHTRQIKDWGFLFSIEEKQDESFRQADYFYRGSFFGKATKRIGNSNNLSFMTNIAYEDRGCGLEWFSQKNALMVDPGKEDDRVWSSKINGNVIYSGNSNGGKQVWIVKGYTNYNNWVDYLYDGNGGYDHHRSESNKAGADVQYTFVPSDDHRFTTGGDFNLIIIDATIFGKHSGFGGALYLQDEINTFNPLVATIGLRGDVFRVNVADDYDGEVYAQLNPKIGVVYHISENFAARSNFGTGFRMPTMAELFTEMNAGGILKVRPNPTLKAEQAYSAEGGINWISHSQMIDVAIFNTWYKDMIEPIPFLGNQVKFMNIQDANIFGVETSMKCNIGEVFGLGNEHNTP